One segment of Chelmon rostratus isolate fCheRos1 chromosome 17, fCheRos1.pri, whole genome shotgun sequence DNA contains the following:
- the LOC121621244 gene encoding ceramide synthase-like, giving the protein MLALMTAGSVFFPGLFMLSKQTLKHMMGWSEGDAVIISTRLVSSIQAVMASSAGCIIASSCRDIMEDRHWLTDTYILFATPYFAYDIYAMFLCYRHKLRVKGHEEEGGVRSMGAAVGGYLRRELLMVLHHVFMVAFCFPASLLWRQGKGDFFQGVLFLAELSTPSVCLGKVLIQYKKQHTLLHRVNGGLMLLTFFSCRVVLFPYLYYAYSRYASIPVYTVPLVAPWQCNLGAALLWPLQLYWFTLICRGALRQFIAGRSNSPPPTFKGDLGGCPTPSKCCMSHLDGQTDSR; this is encoded by the exons ATGTTGGCCCTCATGACTGCCGGCTCCGTCTTCTTTCCCGGACTCTTCATGCTGTCCAAACAGACTCTGAAACACATGATGGGATGGAGCGAGGGGGATGCTGTCATCATATCTACAcg TCTGGTGTCGTCCATCCAAGCCGTCATGGCCTCCTCAGCCGGATGTATCATCGCCTCGTCCTGCAGGGACATCATGGAGGACAG acATTGGCTGACCGACACCTACATCCTGTTTGCTACGCCTTACTTCGCCTACGACATCTACGCCATGTTCCTGTGCTACCGGCACAAGCTGCGGGTCAAAGGCCACGAGGAGGAGGGCGGCGTCAGGTCGATGGGGGCCGCTGTGGGGGGTTACCTGCGCAGAGAGCTGCTCATGGTGCTGCATCATGTCTTCATGGTGGCCTTCTGCTTCCCCGCCTCACTG ctgtggaGACAGGGTAAAGGTGATTTCTTCCAGGGTGTTTTGTTCCTGGCTGAGCTCAGCAcaccgtctgtctgtctggggaAAGTCCTGATTCAG TACAAGAAGCAGCACACTCTGCTGCACCGGGTCAACGGGGGCCTCATGCTGCTCACCTTCTTCAGCTGCCGGGTGGTGCTCTTCCCCTACCTGTACTACGCCTACAGCAG GTATGCATCCATCCCCGTGTACACGGTGCCCCTGGTGGCCCCCTGGCAGTGCAACCTGGGGGCCGCCCTGCTGTGGCCCCTCCAGCTCTACTGGTTCACGCTGATCTGCAGAGGAGCTCTCCGCCAGTTCATCGCAGGACGCTCAAACTCACCACCGCCGACTTTTAAAGGCGACCTCGGCGGCTGCCCGACGCCGAGCAAGTGCTGCATGTCTCACctggacggacagacggacagtcGCTGA